The Algoriphagus halophilus sequence AATAAATAAAACGATTACAAACTTGATTGCTTTCATTTGTTATGGAGCAGAATTTTTGAATAGGGCTCAAATATAAAATGACCAAAGGTTTTTACAATCCTTTGGTCATTTCTCTTTAGGTGTTTAGTAAATTACTTTTTTGTGTTTTCCTTGTCAAGGTCAAAAAGATCAGAAATGAATTCGATCATCTCTTCTGCTTGATCTCGCTGACAGGCCGCTCTCAGTTGAACCACAGGTACTTTCAGGATTTTCTGCATCATGCTTTTGGTGATCTTGTCAATCACTGCATATTCTTTTTCATCTGCATTTTTCAAATACCTGCTTAACTCCTCCAATCGGATTTGCTCAAGAGTCTGCTTTAATTTATTGATGGTAGGAGAGACCATCATTTCTTTTTTCCAATTGTAAAACTCTTCGATGCTTTCCTCAATGATGCTTTCTACAAGAGGTACTGCAGCCAATCTTTTTTCTAAAGCTTCTGAAGTTTTACTTCGAATATTATCTACGTTATACAAGATCACCCCTGGTACATCCTCTACACTGGTTTCGATACTTCTAGGAACGGAAAGATCTACTAATAATTTGTAACTGGGAATGTCGAAAGATTTAATGAGCTCTTTGGTGATAAAAGGCTCGTTTTTCATGATCGAACAAACGATTACATCGGCCTCTTCCATAGCTTCGAAACAATTCTCAAAAGGAATGACCTCAAATCCCAAAGGTGCTGCAATTTCCTCTGCTTTGGAAAGGGTTCTATTGGTTACCTTCACTTTAGCATTAGGAAGATACACCATGTTTTTGGCAACATCTTCACCAATCTCTCCAACTCCGATCAATAAAATTCTAGGCTGGTAAGTATTAGAGGTCAGGCTTTCGATTAATTCAATCGCCGCGTAAGAGAGAGATGCGGCACCTTCTCTAAATCCGGTTTCCTGTACAATTCTTTTATTGGTAAAGAAGACCGTGTGCATCAATCGATGAAGGAATGGTCCGGCCATTTCTAAATCTGCAGATGCCTGATACGCTCTTTTTACCTGATTGGAAATCTGAATATCTCCCACTACCTGTGCTTCCAATCCCATGGAAACCCGGAACAAATGAGCAATCGCTGCTCTATCATTATTGTAGATCTGGAAATATTCTAAGTAATGGACTACGTCAGGAAGACCTTTTTCAAGCCCAATCAATTTGATGATTTCTGTACTCAAGTCAAGATCATGACTGTAATACACCTCAGTTCTGTTACAGGTAGAAAGTATCAGTACATCATTCAAACTGAAGAAATCCTTCAATTTCAATAATGTTCGCTGTATTTCCTGATCGCTGAGAGCGATAATCTCTCGAATCTGGACGGGGGCGGTCTTATGTGATAAACTTAATGCTCTGAACTTGATTTGCATAGGGACAAGTCTTACAACGCAAATTTAAATACAATAGGCATGTAATTGGCTTTTTTGCCTTGCGAAATTCCAATTTGGAATCTATCTAAATAACAATTGTCTAGATATTGCAAATGTCATGAATTTTGAATTAAGATGCCAATATTCTAAAATTATACCTCATAGACAGCATCTATTATTTCAGGCGATCCTATTTATTTTTTTTGAAAGGCAGTATATATGATGGACCCAAATCCTATTGGGGTTTTCTGATAAAGTGCCCGGAGGGTTCTTTTTCTTGCTCCTTATTTAGTGTTTTGATAGACGACTGCTCCTCCAATGACGGTTCTATCTATGGGGAGTTCTCTCAGGTTTTTAGCATCTTCGACCATGATGTCTTTTTCCATGATTACCAAATCGGCTAATTTTCCAACTTCAATACTTCCCTTTAAATTTTCTTCAAAATTTGCATAGGCCGCCCAAATGGTCATTCCCTTTAAGGCAGCTTCTCTAGTTAGTTTGTTTTCTATTTGGAAACCTTCATCCGGCCAATTGTTTTTATCTTTTCTGGCAACCGCGGCATGGAAACCATATAGAGGATTGATGAACTCTACAGGGAAATCACTTCCTAAAGCAATCATTCCATTTTGGTCCAACAGCTCATTGAAAATATAGGCATGCTTGATTCGATCCGGGCCTAAACGTTGTTCCGCCCAATACATGTCTGAAGTGGCATGGGTGGGTTGCACCGATGGAATAATGCTGTATTCGGCAAATTTGGACACATCTTCTGGGTTTACCACTTGTGCATGTTCAATTCTCCAGCGTAAGTCATTCTTTCCTTTTAAAACATCGGCATAAATATTCAGTAGGGTTCTATTCGCTGAATCTCCAATGCAATGGGTATTCATTTGGAATCCATGCTCATACATTTTTGCAGCCAAATCTTTGAAATCATCCTCCGTACTCAACAAAAAACCTGTCTGATCCGGTTTGTCAGAATATGGTTTTAATAAGGCTGCACCTCTGGACCCTAAAGCCCCATCTCCATAGATTTTAAAACTTCTTACCGTTAATTGCTCGTCTTGATAGATTCCTTTTTCAAAATAATAGTCCATGTTTTCCGCTGTTGGATTGACCATGGCATAAATCCTCATTTTCAATAAAGAATCCTGATGAAGTTGTTGGTATAATTCAATGGTTTCCCGATCTAGCCCAGCATCCACCACAGAGGTAAGACCTACTGCAAAACAATTTTCCTGAGCAGACAGCAAGGCTTTTCTGGCTTGTTCCGCAGTAGTTTTTGGAATTTTGGTACTTACTAAATCAATAGCATTGTCTACGAGTACCCCAGTTGGTTTTCCATTTTCTAAGATCACACTTCCGCCAAGCATTTTTGTCTGAGAAGTGATTCCACCCATTGACAATGCTTTTTGGTTTACTAAAGCAGCATGCCCATCAATTCTGGTTAGGAGAACAGGGGTGTTTGGGAAGAGCTCGTCCAGTTTTTCCCGGGTAGGGAACTCTTGCCCCTCCCATAGGTTTTGATCCCAGCCTCTTCCTAAAATCCAGGGTTCATCTGGATTGGCCTCCGCATAGTTTTTTACTCGTTGGATCAGTTCCTCATAACTTTTTGCCCCCACTAAGTCTACCACACGAAGTCCCTCAGCATATCTATTAAAGTGGGTATGGGCATCAATGAAGCCTGGGTAAACCGACTTTCCTTTAAGATCCACCTTTTCTGCCGCATCATATCCTCCTAGGATTTCGTCACTGGATCCAACGGCAAGAAATTTCCCGTCTTTGATCGCAAGCGCTTCGCTTATTTCAAATTTGGAGTTGACCGTATAAATCGTTCCATCAAAGTAGATGACGTCCGCCTGGATTTTTGGGGATTGGCAAGAAGCCAAAACAAACAATCCACTTAGGATAGAGGTAGTGAAGAACTTTGTGAAGAACTTTAATTTTGACTGAGGATTTATGTACATATTTGTTTATGAATCAGAGAATGGACCGTGTTCAATTACCAAATCTCAATCTTCCGCCCATTGAGCCAAAGCTTCAAGAAATGGATGGGAAATTAGGGATTTTTGATAGTCTCCGAAAGAAGTATTTGATATTAACTCCAGAAGAATGGGTTCGACAGCATTGGATTAACTTTTTAATAAATCAATTGGGCTATTCCAAAGGTCTGATCGCTTTAGAAAAAGGCTTGGTTTATAATAAACTTCAAAAAAGAACTGATTTGGTCGTTTGGGACAAAGATGGAGATCCGTTTCTCCTCGTAGAATGTAAGGCACCAAAGGTGAAGTTGACTCAAAAAACCATGGAGCAAGCATGCCTTTATCATCAAAAAATCAAAGCTAAATTTTTGATTATTTCAAATGGATTAAACCACATTTGTTTGGAATGGGATGTGATATCTAAGAAATTTCATCAATTGAAATCCATTCCAGAACCTCCGAAATAGCAGGGATTCTTATGATATATGTCAGTCTTTTTATAAATTTCACCCAAATAATTAGCCGATTATGAGTGGTCAATCTGGAAATACACCCTGTGAGCTTTGTGCAAGTAGAAAATTATCTCTTTTTGCCGATTTGCCTGAGCAGCACGTTTGCACCATTTCGGATAACAAAAACCTGATTTCTCATAAGAAAGGCCAGATTCTTTATTATGAAGGAACCAAGCCATTGGGTATTTTTTGTATCAATTCGGGAGTAGTTAAAGTTTATAAAACTGCTTCCAATGGAAAAGAACAAATCATTCACCTATCTCAGAAAGGGGACTTCTTAGGTTATTCTGCACTGCTTGGGGAGGAGAATTATACCAACTCTGCCATGATCGTTGAAGATGCTAAAATCTGTTTCATTCCGAAAGAGGCTTTTTTGACTACATTATTCAGCAATACTCCATTTTTTAAAAGAATCACGAAGGCACTCAGCCATGAGCTTGGAGTCATGGAAGAAAAATTGACAGATGCCACACAGAAAAGTATCAGGGAAAGATTAGCTTTTGTCCTGCTTCAATTGGGAAGCTGCTATGGTGTGGAAGGGGGAGAAAGCCAGAAAATTGATTTGGTTTTGAGCCGGGAGGAGATTGCAAGTATGGTAGGAACGGCAACCGAATCTGTGATTCGTTTACTTTCCGAGTTCAAGAAAGACAATTTAATTGCTTTGGAAGGCAAGCGTATTGTCATTAAAGACCGAAGAGGTTTGGCTAGATTGTCAGATTTTTACGCATAATATGAACCCTTGGGGATGCTCCTAAGTTTCATCATTATGACAGCCTCGAAACGAATACCGTTTTATCTTCCAAAAATATTCCTATTCACTTTGGTGATGTTTCTATCCCTAAGTGCAAATGGTCAATCCATCGCCTATAAGGCATTATTGAGCTCTTTTTATGATCCTGAATTCCCGGTGTTAAAGCCAGCTGAAATCAAAGACCTGTCAGCGTTTCAGGTGGTAGATTCTAGAGAAAAAGAAGAATTTGAAGTTTCCCATTTAAAGGGAGCCCATTGGGTGGGGTATGATTCGTTTGAACTAGCCAATGTGAAAAATTTGGATAAAGAAAAGCCAGTATTAGTGTATTGTACGGTAGGGGCTAGATCTCAGGATATTGGAGAAAAGTTGAAGGCCAACGGGTTCAAAGAAGTCTACAATCTATATGGAGGGATTATCCATTGGTCGAATGAGGGCTTTCCACTTTATCATGAAGGAAAAGCTACGCAAAAAGTACATACCTATTCCAGAAGCTGGGGAATCTGGCTCAATAAAGGAGAGAAAGTCTATTGAAAGAAATCTGTCAGGTGGACGACATAACTACTTTTTGACTGATCTTTGACTGGAACGGACCGTATGAGATGAAAAACGACATCATGAAGAGCATTAAAAACTATTTATTGGCCGGCTTGGCATTTTTCTCCTTAGCCTGCCAAAGTTCAAATTCGGAAGGATCGAATGGTAATAAAAAATCAGCAGAAAGACCCTTAACATCCTCAGAGGAAGTTAAAGTCCCTGACCATCAAGATTGGGATGAACTCTTAAAAAAACATGTGGATGCAAAGGGGATGGTGGATTATGAGGGGTTTGTATCTGACCAATCCAAACTCAACTCCTACCTTCAGACTTTAAGTGATAACCCACCCGACAAAGCGACTTGGTCCAAAGAAGAGCAATTGGTCTATTGGATTAATGCCTATAATGGGTTTACTGTTAAATTGATCGTAGATAATTACCCTACCAATAGTATAAAGGACTTAGGGCCTGTTTTAAAAATTCCAATGATCAGCGATGTATGGCATTATAAATTCTTTGAGATAGGTGGGGAGGAGTTCAACCTGGATGAAATTGAGCATGGCATTTTAAGGAAAGAATTTGAGGAACCAAGAATTCATTTTGCGGTGAACTGCGCTTCTATATCATGCCCACCTCTTTTGAATGAGGCATTCACCGTTTCAAAACTTGAGGAGCAACTCAATCAACAAGCCATTGCATTTATAAACGATGGAGTAAGAAATAAAATCACCAAAAATTCTATTCAGATTTCCTCGATCTTTTCATGGTTTAAGGGAGATTTCACAAATGATGGCAGTTTAATTGATTTTTTGAATCAATACAGCCGAGTGAAAATTGATAAGAATGCAAAAATCAGTTACTTAGATTACGATTGGAATCTCAATAAGCAGTAATGGAGGATTTTAGATTCAGTTAATAGTTAACAAACTTCAGAAAACCAGCCCATTTAATGAGTAAAACCCGACACGTTGTGATTATAGGCAACGGAATATCCGGAGTCACATGTGCCCGCCAATTAAGGAAATTGGATGATCAGATCCGCATTACTTTAATTTCAGGGGAATCGAAGTATTTTTTTTCAAGAACAGCCTTGATGTATGTCTACATGGGGCATATGAAGTTTGAACATACGCAACCCTATGAGCCTTGGTTTTGGGATAAGAACAGAATTGAATTACGCCAAGACTGGGTGAAGGAAGTTGATTTTGAGAACAAGAAACTTATGTTTCAATCGACTAATGAGTTAAGCTATGATGAGTTGGTGATCGCTACGGGATCAAAACCAAATAAATTTGGTTGGCCTGGGCAAGATTTATTAGGTGTGCAAGGGCTTTATTCCAAGCAGGATTTAGAGTCCATGGAAGATTTGACAAAGGATGGTGTGGAGAGAGCAGTGATTGTGGGCGGAGGTTTGATTGGTATAGAAATGGCTGAAATGTTAGCCTATCGAAAGATTCCAGTGACGTTTTTGGTGCGAGAAGAAGGGTTTTGGAATAATGTTTTACCAAAAGAAGAGTCGGACTTGGTAGGAAGGCATGTGAAGGCACATCATATTGATTTAAGGCTGGAAACTGGATTAAAAGAAATTGTTGCAGATCAACACGGACGGGTAAAATCGGTAATTACTTCATCTGGAGAAGAGATTTATTGTCAGTTTGTAGGCTTGACGGCAGGAGTGACTCCTAATATTGATTTTCTAAGAGAAAGTAAACTGGAAGTAAATAGAGGAGTAAAAGTAGACTCGCTCTTCCAAACCAATATTCCGAATGTGTATGCAATTGGAGATTGTGCAGAGTTTCATCAAGCCCCTGCACCGGATAGAAAAGTAGTGGAGCAGGTGTGGTATACCGGAAGAATGCATGGGGAGACCTTGGCTTATACCCTTCATGGAAAGCCTACACCCTACCAACCAGGCGTTTGGTTTAATTCTGCAAAGTTCCTGGATATTGAGTACCAGACTTATGGAACTGTTCCTCCCCAATGGTCAACGGAGGAATTTGACTCCTTTTATTGGGAACATTCATCTGGAAAGGTTGCATTTCGGATGTTATTGCTAAAAGATGGCACCATTCAAGGTGTGAATAATTTTGGATTTCGTCTGAAACATGAATTCTTTGACAAAGTCATTAAAGGAAGATGGAAGGGTGAACAAGTGATTGCACAGCTGGAGAAGGCCAATTTTGACCCAGAGTTTTTTGCCCCTTATATCCAGGAAATCCAAAAGGCGTATAATGCCCAATTCGGCACAGACATTAAAATAGGGAAGAGATCGTTCATCCAAAAACTTCTGGGAGCAAGCATATGAAATTGATTCAAAAAATAGGCATACTATTGTTTTTGGTGGGAATAGGACTCTTTACCGTCATTCCATTTATGGGGAGTTACAGACTGACTGAAACCCAAGTAATAGAACACACAAAAGATATTCACCAAGAAAAGATGGTGGAAATTCTTGCTCCGATATATGGAGAGGAATTCAGTTCTAACTTCTCATTTATAGAGAGTTTCAATGAATATTTCAATCAATATAATGACCAATTAAAATCCCAGTCCTTGTGGGATGAGGTCATTTGGGATGACTATAGTTTTCCTTTGGCGAAAGCTGCTTTGAGTAGTCCTGTTAAGGATAATCCAATGCTCTTCTTACTGCTTTCGGTAGGATTAGCAGTCTTAGGGGGACTGATGTACAACCTTCCTAGCTATCAAGGCGAATCCGAGGGGGTTAAGAATAATGGAATATTTCATTCTGCCATGAAAAATAGAGGCTGGATGGGGATGATAACCGGTGCCTATTTAATTCTCTTTTACATCATTTTGTATTGGTATCCAGCCTATCTGGTCAATTTGGTGGCCATGGTGGATCCCTTGAGTCAGATGTTAAGTGGTAATCCGGCCAGTCAATGGTTCCTCTACGGATTTATATACACCCTTGCAATCCTGGTGATGGGAATCAGGATGTTTCGAAAATATAGAGGGAATAAATACCAACAGCTCCGAACTGCCTCGGTCATGTTTTTTCAAACAGCCTTTGCTTTTTTGATACCTGAAATTCTGGTGTTATTTAATCAACCTTATTTTGATTTTAAAAACATCTGGCCTCTGGATTATGATTTCTTTTATGACTACCAAATAGATGCCTTTCTTAGTGGAGGCGGTGTTGGTATGTTTATGCTGATTTGGGGGATTTTGTTGATAATTATAGGGGTGCCTGTTTTTACCTATTTCTTTGGAAAAAGATGGTATTGTTCCTGGGTTTGCGGTTGTGGTGGTTTGGCTGAAACCTTAGGTGACCCGTATAGGCAGTTATCTGACAAGCGTTTAAAAGCCTGGAAATATGAACGGGTAATTATCCATAGTGTATTGGTTTTGGTAGTAGTCATGACAGTTTTGACTATTGCTAATTACTTTTCAGGATTTTCTCTTTTGGGAAATGTAACGAACCAGTTACATTCGTTTTATGGTTTTGCCATAGGATCAGCATTTGCAGGAGTTGTTGGTACCGGATTTTACCCTTTTATGGGCAATAGAGTGTGGTGCCGATTTGGTTGTCCTCTCGCCGCTTATTTGGGAATCGTTCAACGATTCAAGTCCAGGTTTAGAATTACCACCAATGGAGGACAGTGTATTTCTTGCGGAAATTGCTCTACCTATTGCGAAATGGGGATAGATGTAAGATGGTATGCACAAAGAGGTCAAAACATTGTCCGGTCTAGCTGTGTTGGTTGCGGAGTTTGTTCTTCAGTTTGCCCAAGAGGGGTGTTAAAACTGGAAAACGATTCGGAAGAAGGCAGAATCAATGAATTGCCCATTATTATTGGAAATGATTCCATAAAGTTGAACGCCTAAATGATCTTTCTTTACCTATTGATAGGAACATACATCCTGGGGATGCTATTTATATTTGTATATAGTCTTGCCCAGGGCAACCTTCTTTGGAATTTTTGGAAGGCTCGGAAAAAGTTGGCCAGCATCCCGGTAAAGGAAATGGAAAACTGGCCGAAAGTAACCGTTCAGCTTCCTGTTTTCAATGAACTTTATGTGGTAGAGCGCCTGATTGAGGCTGCTTCCAAATTGAATTACCCAAACGAGTTGTTGGAAATCCAAGTTTTAGACGACAGCACCGATGAAACAGCGGACTTGTTGAAAAAGAAGATAGCTCAATATCCCGAAATAAATTTCCAATACATTCACCGAACCAATAGGGCAGGTTTTAAAGCAGGTGCTTTGAAAGATGGACTGGACAAGGCAAGTGGTGAATTTATCGCCATTTTTGATGCGGATTTTGTTCCCGATCCCGATTTTTTGCGCAAGACTTTGCCATTTTTCAGTTCAGAAAAGATAGGGATGGTCCAGACAAGGTGGACCCATTTGAACAGAAATTATTCTTTGTTGACACGCTTACAGGCATTTGCCTTGGATGCACATTTTCTCATCGAACAAATGGGAAGAAACAATCAGCAAGCGTTCATCAACTTTAACGGAACCGGTGGAATTTGGAGGAAGAGCTGTATTCTTGATGCTGGAAACTGGCATGATGATACCCTGACAGAAGATCTTGATCTTAGTTATCGGGCTCAGCGAAAAGGATGGGAGTTTGTGTACCGACCGGAAATTGAATCCCCGGCGGAGCTTCCGCCTATTATGTCTGCTGTGAAATCCCAGCAGTTTAGATGGACCAAAGGAGGGGCAGAATGTGCGGTCAAACATATCCATGGAGTGATGGCACAGGCGCTTCCTTTTCGGGTGAAATTTCATGCGTTCGCTCATCTTTTCAACAGTAGCATTTTCATTGCGATCTTACTGGTGAGTTTTAGTAGCA is a genomic window containing:
- the hemA gene encoding glutamyl-tRNA reductase, whose protein sequence is MQIKFRALSLSHKTAPVQIREIIALSDQEIQRTLLKLKDFFSLNDVLILSTCNRTEVYYSHDLDLSTEIIKLIGLEKGLPDVVHYLEYFQIYNNDRAAIAHLFRVSMGLEAQVVGDIQISNQVKRAYQASADLEMAGPFLHRLMHTVFFTNKRIVQETGFREGAASLSYAAIELIESLTSNTYQPRILLIGVGEIGEDVAKNMVYLPNAKVKVTNRTLSKAEEIAAPLGFEVIPFENCFEAMEEADVIVCSIMKNEPFITKELIKSFDIPSYKLLVDLSVPRSIETSVEDVPGVILYNVDNIRSKTSEALEKRLAAVPLVESIIEESIEEFYNWKKEMMVSPTINKLKQTLEQIRLEELSRYLKNADEKEYAVIDKITKSMMQKILKVPVVQLRAACQRDQAEEMIEFISDLFDLDKENTKK
- a CDS encoding amidohydrolase; its protein translation is MYINPQSKLKFFTKFFTTSILSGLFVLASCQSPKIQADVIYFDGTIYTVNSKFEISEALAIKDGKFLAVGSSDEILGGYDAAEKVDLKGKSVYPGFIDAHTHFNRYAEGLRVVDLVGAKSYEELIQRVKNYAEANPDEPWILGRGWDQNLWEGQEFPTREKLDELFPNTPVLLTRIDGHAALVNQKALSMGGITSQTKMLGGSVILENGKPTGVLVDNAIDLVSTKIPKTTAEQARKALLSAQENCFAVGLTSVVDAGLDRETIELYQQLHQDSLLKMRIYAMVNPTAENMDYYFEKGIYQDEQLTVRSFKIYGDGALGSRGAALLKPYSDKPDQTGFLLSTEDDFKDLAAKMYEHGFQMNTHCIGDSANRTLLNIYADVLKGKNDLRWRIEHAQVVNPEDVSKFAEYSIIPSVQPTHATSDMYWAEQRLGPDRIKHAYIFNELLDQNGMIALGSDFPVEFINPLYGFHAAVARKDKNNWPDEGFQIENKLTREAALKGMTIWAAYANFEENLKGSIEVGKLADLVIMEKDIMVEDAKNLRELPIDRTVIGGAVVYQNTK
- a CDS encoding type I restriction enzyme HsdR N-terminal domain-containing protein, giving the protein MNQRMDRVQLPNLNLPPIEPKLQEMDGKLGIFDSLRKKYLILTPEEWVRQHWINFLINQLGYSKGLIALEKGLVYNKLQKRTDLVVWDKDGDPFLLVECKAPKVKLTQKTMEQACLYHQKIKAKFLIISNGLNHICLEWDVISKKFHQLKSIPEPPK
- a CDS encoding Crp/Fnr family transcriptional regulator, whose product is MSGQSGNTPCELCASRKLSLFADLPEQHVCTISDNKNLISHKKGQILYYEGTKPLGIFCINSGVVKVYKTASNGKEQIIHLSQKGDFLGYSALLGEENYTNSAMIVEDAKICFIPKEAFLTTLFSNTPFFKRITKALSHELGVMEEKLTDATQKSIRERLAFVLLQLGSCYGVEGGESQKIDLVLSREEIASMVGTATESVIRLLSEFKKDNLIALEGKRIVIKDRRGLARLSDFYA
- a CDS encoding rhodanese-like domain-containing protein, whose amino-acid sequence is MFLSLSANGQSIAYKALLSSFYDPEFPVLKPAEIKDLSAFQVVDSREKEEFEVSHLKGAHWVGYDSFELANVKNLDKEKPVLVYCTVGARSQDIGEKLKANGFKEVYNLYGGIIHWSNEGFPLYHEGKATQKVHTYSRSWGIWLNKGEKVY
- a CDS encoding DUF547 domain-containing protein — protein: MKSIKNYLLAGLAFFSLACQSSNSEGSNGNKKSAERPLTSSEEVKVPDHQDWDELLKKHVDAKGMVDYEGFVSDQSKLNSYLQTLSDNPPDKATWSKEEQLVYWINAYNGFTVKLIVDNYPTNSIKDLGPVLKIPMISDVWHYKFFEIGGEEFNLDEIEHGILRKEFEEPRIHFAVNCASISCPPLLNEAFTVSKLEEQLNQQAIAFINDGVRNKITKNSIQISSIFSWFKGDFTNDGSLIDFLNQYSRVKIDKNAKISYLDYDWNLNKQ
- a CDS encoding NAD(P)/FAD-dependent oxidoreductase; this translates as MSKTRHVVIIGNGISGVTCARQLRKLDDQIRITLISGESKYFFSRTALMYVYMGHMKFEHTQPYEPWFWDKNRIELRQDWVKEVDFENKKLMFQSTNELSYDELVIATGSKPNKFGWPGQDLLGVQGLYSKQDLESMEDLTKDGVERAVIVGGGLIGIEMAEMLAYRKIPVTFLVREEGFWNNVLPKEESDLVGRHVKAHHIDLRLETGLKEIVADQHGRVKSVITSSGEEIYCQFVGLTAGVTPNIDFLRESKLEVNRGVKVDSLFQTNIPNVYAIGDCAEFHQAPAPDRKVVEQVWYTGRMHGETLAYTLHGKPTPYQPGVWFNSAKFLDIEYQTYGTVPPQWSTEEFDSFYWEHSSGKVAFRMLLLKDGTIQGVNNFGFRLKHEFFDKVIKGRWKGEQVIAQLEKANFDPEFFAPYIQEIQKAYNAQFGTDIKIGKRSFIQKLLGASI
- a CDS encoding 4Fe-4S binding protein, which produces MKLIQKIGILLFLVGIGLFTVIPFMGSYRLTETQVIEHTKDIHQEKMVEILAPIYGEEFSSNFSFIESFNEYFNQYNDQLKSQSLWDEVIWDDYSFPLAKAALSSPVKDNPMLFLLLSVGLAVLGGLMYNLPSYQGESEGVKNNGIFHSAMKNRGWMGMITGAYLILFYIILYWYPAYLVNLVAMVDPLSQMLSGNPASQWFLYGFIYTLAILVMGIRMFRKYRGNKYQQLRTASVMFFQTAFAFLIPEILVLFNQPYFDFKNIWPLDYDFFYDYQIDAFLSGGGVGMFMLIWGILLIIIGVPVFTYFFGKRWYCSWVCGCGGLAETLGDPYRQLSDKRLKAWKYERVIIHSVLVLVVVMTVLTIANYFSGFSLLGNVTNQLHSFYGFAIGSAFAGVVGTGFYPFMGNRVWCRFGCPLAAYLGIVQRFKSRFRITTNGGQCISCGNCSTYCEMGIDVRWYAQRGQNIVRSSCVGCGVCSSVCPRGVLKLENDSEEGRINELPIIIGNDSIKLNA
- a CDS encoding cellulose synthase family protein, which codes for MIFLYLLIGTYILGMLFIFVYSLAQGNLLWNFWKARKKLASIPVKEMENWPKVTVQLPVFNELYVVERLIEAASKLNYPNELLEIQVLDDSTDETADLLKKKIAQYPEINFQYIHRTNRAGFKAGALKDGLDKASGEFIAIFDADFVPDPDFLRKTLPFFSSEKIGMVQTRWTHLNRNYSLLTRLQAFALDAHFLIEQMGRNNQQAFINFNGTGGIWRKSCILDAGNWHDDTLTEDLDLSYRAQRKGWEFVYRPEIESPAELPPIMSAVKSQQFRWTKGGAECAVKHIHGVMAQALPFRVKFHAFAHLFNSSIFIAILLVSFSSIGVWWAGVTGLIPEKLFKLAGVFMIGFVIIAGVYLVSYFYARRSFIKSLGQVFWQLPLFLSVSMGLALHNAQAVWEGLSGKKSPFIRTPKFNLEGGKQGLQSNNYINFKIPITTYFEGLFALIFWGMVFLHMQWRTYEMLPFHLMLALGYSLVFITSFKAYSLGKS